A single window of Rubrobacter aplysinae DNA harbors:
- a CDS encoding TetR/AcrR family transcriptional regulator: MSAFKEKPENPVGVGASRSGLPALAEYWPERGEERRDAAERRHHILSVARSLFDQSGVERVSMHEIARTAGVGQGTLYRRFEHKGALCSELLYESIRRFSEGFRKRVEEGGLSGGTALEGLSGLLVGIVRFNEENAALLGAIRSSGGERDPAAQYRGPFYRWLRATVATLLSRAVESGEIPPVDTESLPDAILAPLNIDLYLFQRHDLGLEPDHILRSLQTLLLDGLRGEGG; this comes from the coding sequence TTGTCCGCTTTCAAGGAGAAGCCGGAAAACCCGGTTGGGGTGGGAGCGTCTCGATCCGGCCTCCCGGCGCTCGCGGAATACTGGCCGGAGCGGGGCGAGGAGCGGCGGGACGCGGCCGAGCGGCGGCATCACATCCTGTCGGTGGCGCGGTCTCTCTTCGATCAGAGCGGGGTCGAGAGGGTGAGCATGCACGAGATAGCGCGCACGGCGGGCGTCGGGCAGGGCACGCTGTACCGGCGCTTCGAGCACAAGGGCGCGCTGTGCTCGGAGCTCTTGTACGAGAGCATCCGGCGCTTCTCCGAGGGGTTCCGGAAGCGCGTCGAGGAGGGTGGGCTATCGGGGGGCACGGCACTGGAGGGGCTATCGGGGCTACTGGTGGGCATCGTGCGCTTCAACGAGGAGAACGCGGCGCTCCTGGGTGCGATCCGGTCCTCCGGCGGCGAGCGTGATCCCGCCGCCCAGTACCGAGGCCCCTTCTATCGCTGGCTGCGCGCGACCGTCGCCACGCTGCTATCGCGGGCCGTCGAGAGCGGTGAGATCCCGCCCGTAGACACGGAATCCCTCCCCGACGCGATCCTGGCCCCGCTGAACATAGACCTCTACCTCTTCCAGCGCCACGACCTCGGCCTGGAGCCGGACCACATCCTACGCTCGCTGCAGACACTACTTCTGGACGGCCTGCGCGGAGAAGGCGGCTAG
- a CDS encoding quinone oxidoreductase family protein, with the protein MRAIRVEEPGGPDALVLRDVAEPEPGAREVLIRVEVAGVNYADTGVRAGMMFGPHAHELPVTPGFEVAGTVAALGEGVAGPEEGTRVVAVLDSGGYAEYAVAGAGSLVEVPDGVSLEAATAALLVQGITAYGTLHDAGRLAAGESVLVQAAAGGVGSLAVQLARIAGAETVIGTAGSEEKREFVRSLGADLAVDYGEDDWPERVLEATDGRGADVVLESVGGDAGARAFECLAPLGRLVMFGAASGSPMPPPDLMRMNVQGQTVTGFGGPWIRPGRAGAAREEISRNIASGELEPVIGLSLPLERAAEAHRALENRETTGKILLTV; encoded by the coding sequence ATGAGAGCGATAAGGGTCGAGGAGCCGGGCGGGCCGGATGCGCTCGTGTTGCGGGACGTTGCGGAGCCCGAGCCCGGAGCGAGGGAGGTCTTGATCCGGGTCGAGGTGGCCGGCGTGAACTACGCGGATACCGGCGTGAGGGCCGGGATGATGTTCGGCCCCCACGCCCACGAGCTGCCCGTGACGCCGGGATTCGAGGTTGCGGGCACCGTCGCGGCGCTCGGTGAGGGCGTCGCCGGACCGGAGGAGGGGACGCGGGTAGTCGCCGTGCTCGACTCCGGCGGGTACGCCGAGTACGCGGTCGCCGGGGCGGGGTCACTCGTCGAGGTGCCGGATGGGGTAAGCCTGGAGGCCGCCACGGCGGCGCTCCTCGTGCAGGGCATTACCGCATACGGGACGCTGCACGACGCCGGGCGTCTCGCCGCCGGAGAAAGCGTGCTGGTACAGGCCGCCGCCGGCGGGGTCGGGTCTCTGGCTGTGCAGTTGGCTCGGATAGCGGGCGCGGAGACGGTTATCGGCACGGCGGGCAGCGAGGAGAAACGGGAGTTCGTGCGGAGCCTGGGGGCGGATCTCGCCGTGGACTACGGCGAGGACGACTGGCCCGAGCGGGTTCTGGAGGCTACGGACGGGCGCGGCGCCGACGTGGTGCTGGAGTCCGTGGGCGGCGACGCCGGGGCGCGGGCCTTCGAGTGTCTCGCGCCGCTCGGGCGGCTCGTGATGTTCGGGGCGGCGAGCGGGAGCCCGATGCCGCCGCCGGATCTGATGCGGATGAACGTCCAGGGACAGACCGTCACCGGGTTCGGGGGACCCTGGATCCGGCCCGGCAGAGCCGGGGCCGCGAGGGAGGAGATCTCCCGCAACATCGCCAGTGGTGAGCTCGAGCCGGTAATAGGGTTGTCCCTGCCGCTCGAACGGGCTGCCGAGGCTCACCGTGCCCTGGAGAACCGCGAGACGACCGGCAAGATCCTGCTCACGGTCTAA
- a CDS encoding NADP-dependent oxidoreductase, translating to MKAIGISRPERMQVLTLMDIPVPELDRGEALVRIQTVGVGIQDRWWIPSNARFPYAIGLEGAGIIESVGSGVTGFEPGDRVMFSSAQQPKGGTWAEFVAVPGACLISMPDALEFTDAVALPIAGTTALEGLRALELGRDGTVFMAGASGAIGTLAIQLATMRGYRVAASASAKNHEHMLWLGAGLAVDYRDPDWAKQVLQWMPEGVGAALAIQPATGVTSMQVVRDGGKVVTISGDQVSPERGITVEQMRHHPETLKELSRLAEDVAAGRVRVVIERAYPFEQGIEALQKTETRHAQGKVVLTMPDR from the coding sequence ATGAAGGCTATCGGCATATCTCGGCCAGAACGAATGCAAGTCCTGACGTTGATGGACATTCCGGTGCCGGAGTTGGACCGTGGCGAGGCGCTGGTCCGTATCCAGACGGTCGGGGTTGGTATTCAAGACCGCTGGTGGATTCCCTCCAATGCGCGTTTTCCTTACGCTATCGGGCTTGAAGGCGCGGGCATTATCGAGAGTGTGGGCAGCGGGGTAACAGGGTTTGAGCCGGGCGATAGGGTGATGTTCTCCTCTGCCCAACAACCGAAAGGCGGCACCTGGGCCGAGTTCGTAGCCGTCCCCGGCGCGTGCTTAATTTCCATGCCGGATGCTCTCGAGTTCACGGATGCCGTCGCCCTCCCAATTGCTGGCACAACAGCCCTGGAAGGGCTCAGGGCGCTCGAGTTGGGCCGAGACGGTACAGTATTCATGGCTGGTGCATCAGGCGCAATCGGCACGTTGGCGATACAGTTGGCAACGATGCGCGGGTATCGCGTTGCGGCCTCCGCCTCGGCGAAGAACCATGAGCATATGCTGTGGCTGGGGGCTGGGCTAGCAGTGGATTACCGTGACCCCGATTGGGCGAAGCAGGTCTTGCAGTGGATGCCAGAAGGCGTCGGTGCGGCCCTGGCTATTCAGCCTGCGACGGGAGTGACGAGTATGCAGGTGGTTAGGGACGGTGGGAAAGTGGTCACGATTTCGGGAGATCAAGTGTCGCCCGAACGAGGTATTACGGTTGAGCAGATGAGGCACCACCCGGAAACACTTAAAGAGTTGTCCCGACTAGCCGAGGATGTGGCAGCCGGCCGTGTACGGGTTGTAATAGAGCGAGCCTATCCATTCGAGCAGGGGATTGAGGCGCTGCAGAAAACAGAGACGCGACATGCACAAGGGAAGGTCGTCCTCACCATGCCGGACCGCTGA
- a CDS encoding cupin domain-containing protein, with the protein METRDINDAISFSGEKMRKSPIFDSDKLFYDAYCLMPGQEQKVHTHDESDKIYYVLQGAPRFTIANEEQDLGPGTAVIARAGDPHGVRNDTDENAVLLVTMAPRPA; encoded by the coding sequence GTGGAGACGAGAGACATAAACGACGCCATCTCCTTCTCCGGCGAGAAGATGAGAAAGAGCCCCATCTTCGACTCGGACAAGCTCTTCTACGACGCTTACTGTCTGATGCCCGGCCAAGAGCAAAAGGTCCACACCCACGACGAGTCGGACAAGATCTACTACGTCCTCCAGGGCGCGCCCCGCTTCACCATCGCCAACGAAGAGCAGGACCTCGGCCCCGGCACAGCAGTAATAGCCCGCGCCGGAGACCCGCACGGCGTCCGCAACGACACGGACGAAAACGCCGTCCTCCTGGTCACGATGGCCCCGAGACCCGCGTAG
- a CDS encoding nucleoside deaminase translates to MRFAEVSLRLPEWVGEYVPDEETLYPTAEDRMRLAIGLARENLRRGTGGPFGAAIFEKESWRVVSVGVNVVVPQSNSAAHAEMVAIMVAQAGLGDFDLGGEGRPAYELVTSTEPCAMCFGAVPWAGVRTLVCGARDEDARGCGFDEGAKIPDWAAELERRGISVERDVLREESAEVLREYAESGGVIYNGRRGE, encoded by the coding sequence ATGCGGTTTGCAGAGGTCAGCCTGCGTTTGCCGGAGTGGGTCGGGGAGTACGTCCCCGACGAGGAGACGCTGTACCCGACGGCGGAGGACCGCATGCGGCTCGCCATCGGGCTCGCGCGGGAGAACCTGCGGCGCGGTACTGGCGGGCCTTTCGGGGCGGCTATCTTCGAGAAGGAGTCCTGGCGGGTGGTGTCGGTCGGCGTGAACGTCGTGGTGCCGCAGAGTAACTCGGCGGCCCACGCCGAGATGGTCGCGATCATGGTCGCCCAGGCCGGACTCGGGGACTTCGACCTCGGCGGCGAGGGCCGCCCGGCCTACGAGCTCGTGACCAGCACCGAGCCCTGCGCCATGTGCTTCGGCGCGGTGCCGTGGGCCGGCGTGCGAACCCTCGTCTGCGGCGCGCGCGACGAGGACGCCCGGGGCTGCGGCTTCGACGAGGGAGCCAAGATACCGGACTGGGCGGCCGAGCTCGAGCGCCGGGGCATCTCCGTCGAGCGCGACGTACTGCGCGAGGAGTCCGCCGAGGTGCTGCGTGAGTACGCCGAGAGCGGCGGCGTCATCTACAACGGGCGCCGGGGAGAGTAG
- a CDS encoding M24 family metallopeptidase, with protein sequence MTETDRETLLAIGAPEHDAAIYHLSGFLAPDPVICLRAAGKSYLAVSAMEYGRARRDARVDEILSYDELGVSRLSRELQSGDRGQAAAAAELLKSLGTGGPVHVPPHTGVVYADELRARGVEVIPDARLFSGLRRQKTEAETSAIEQTQRAVEAACNHAVGILRDSEVAADGTLTWNGETLTSETLRAEIDTDLLRRGCAAENTIAAGGAQAADPHESGHGPLRAGESIILDIFPVGRENRYFADMTRTVIKGEPADELRRMYDAVLAAQEAALGMIRAGVNGRDVHLKVSEILHDAGYKTAQHDQEPGVPLQEGFMHGTGHGVGLEIHESPRVSLADDDLLPGDVITIEPGVYDPAVGGVRIEDLVVVTEEGCRNLTDFPKEFVL encoded by the coding sequence ATGACGGAGACAGACAGAGAGACGCTGCTCGCGATAGGCGCGCCCGAGCACGACGCGGCGATCTACCACCTCTCGGGATTCCTCGCGCCCGACCCCGTGATCTGCCTCCGGGCCGCCGGTAAGAGCTACCTCGCCGTCTCCGCGATGGAGTACGGCCGCGCCAGACGCGACGCCCGGGTGGACGAGATCCTGAGCTACGACGAGCTCGGCGTCTCCCGCCTCTCTCGCGAGCTACAGAGCGGCGACCGGGGCCAGGCGGCGGCGGCGGCCGAGCTGCTAAAGAGCCTCGGCACGGGCGGACCCGTACACGTCCCGCCCCACACCGGCGTCGTGTACGCCGACGAGCTGCGCGCCCGCGGCGTGGAAGTCATCCCCGACGCCCGACTTTTCTCCGGCCTGCGCCGCCAAAAAACGGAGGCCGAGACCTCCGCGATCGAACAGACCCAGCGCGCGGTCGAGGCCGCCTGCAACCACGCGGTCGGGATACTGCGCGACTCAGAGGTGGCCGCCGACGGCACGCTAACGTGGAACGGCGAGACGCTCACCAGCGAGACGCTGCGCGCCGAGATCGACACGGACCTCTTGCGCCGGGGCTGCGCCGCCGAGAACACCATCGCCGCCGGCGGCGCGCAGGCCGCCGACCCGCACGAGAGCGGCCACGGACCGTTGCGCGCCGGGGAGTCCATCATCCTGGACATCTTCCCCGTGGGCCGGGAGAACCGCTACTTCGCCGACATGACCCGCACCGTCATAAAGGGCGAGCCGGCGGACGAGCTGCGGCGCATGTACGATGCGGTGCTCGCGGCCCAGGAGGCGGCGCTGGGTATGATCCGAGCCGGGGTAAACGGCCGCGACGTACACTTGAAGGTATCAGAGATCCTGCACGACGCCGGATACAAGACCGCCCAGCACGATCAGGAGCCCGGCGTCCCGCTACAGGAGGGCTTCATGCACGGGACGGGCCACGGGGTCGGGCTGGAGATCCACGAGTCCCCCCGGGTCTCCCTGGCCGACGATGATCTACTCCCCGGCGACGTCATAACCATCGAGCCCGGCGTCTACGACCCGGCGGTCGGCGGCGTGCGGATAGAGGATCTCGTCGTCGTCACCGAGGAGGGCTGCCGCAACCTGACGGATTTCCCGAAGGAGTTCGTATTGTAA
- a CDS encoding NifU family protein, with amino-acid sequence MQERSHEGGDLRSRIEAALDKVRPALQADGGDARIAEFDEKRGSVSIEMLGACRGCPLSRLDFVYAIESLIRREVPEVEEILAV; translated from the coding sequence ATGCAGGAGAGGAGCCACGAGGGCGGCGACCTGAGGAGCCGGATAGAGGCCGCGCTGGATAAGGTGCGTCCCGCGCTACAGGCCGACGGGGGAGACGCCCGCATAGCGGAGTTCGACGAGAAGCGCGGGTCCGTGAGCATCGAGATGCTCGGAGCCTGCCGGGGATGTCCGCTCTCCAGGCTCGACTTCGTGTACGCCATAGAGAGCCTGATCCGGCGCGAGGTCCCCGAGGTCGAGGAGATACTGGCGGTCTAG
- a CDS encoding YIP1 family protein: MDKETSPKSPEFKLEDPLGSALRVLRGIFLAPRKFYLNFPAAGPVKEPAIFALLVGLVSGLLSTLLLAFTNIPGAEIGLAGGLLRNAAFALLSPVAVAVGAVLYLAVLKTFVGDVADFRQLYRMLAYASGAMVFSWVPFLGAFFFAYATFVLMAIGIRSVYRTTFLTAMITALVGFVPLALAYTWITAASAGVVAG, from the coding sequence GTGGATAAAGAGACCTCACCGAAGTCACCGGAGTTCAAGCTGGAGGACCCCCTGGGTAGCGCCTTGCGCGTGCTCAGAGGAATATTCCTTGCCCCCAGGAAGTTCTACCTAAACTTCCCGGCGGCCGGGCCCGTGAAAGAGCCCGCCATCTTCGCCCTGCTCGTCGGGCTGGTTTCCGGTCTGCTGAGCACGCTCTTGCTGGCCTTCACGAATATACCGGGGGCGGAGATCGGGCTCGCCGGCGGGCTGCTGCGCAACGCGGCCTTCGCGCTGCTCTCGCCCGTCGCGGTCGCCGTAGGGGCGGTACTGTACCTGGCGGTGCTCAAGACTTTCGTCGGCGACGTGGCGGATTTCCGGCAGCTCTACCGGATGCTCGCCTACGCCTCCGGGGCGATGGTGTTCTCCTGGGTGCCGTTTCTGGGGGCGTTCTTCTTTGCGTACGCCACGTTCGTGCTGATGGCGATAGGAATTCGCAGCGTTTACCGGACTACTTTTCTGACGGCCATGATCACGGCCCTCGTGGGCTTCGTGCCGTTGGCGCTGGCGTACACCTGGATCACGGCCGCCTCCGCCGGGGTGGTCGCCGGGTAG